From the Anguilla anguilla isolate fAngAng1 chromosome 8, fAngAng1.pri, whole genome shotgun sequence genome, one window contains:
- the LOC118233491 gene encoding receptor-transporting protein 3-like has protein sequence MNADWTPTLWRDTFDEMLEEELEYSDRWFFQFNYRLQENLSEEERRRGWKIYCHCAYGKFRCGTCSKDWPSARVTLLFHYRLRSEAARGTVIMRPFRQACRGCSGNFELPGFSMEEVEKVLLKLIGKIKKNCYGEEEEDNSDSCSPEKVRTKPHESSLCEACSQGMCRVED, from the exons ATGAACGCAG ATTGGACTCCCACGCTGTGGCGTGATACTTTCGACGAAATGTTGGAAGAAGAATTAGAATACAGTGACAGGTGGTTTTTTCAGTTCAACTACAGACTACAAGAGAATCTCtctgaagaggagaggaggaggggatggaAGATCTACTGCCATTGTGCCTACGGAAA ATTTAGGTGTGGTACCTGTTCCAAAGATTGGCCATCGGCCCGGGTTACTCTTCTCTTCCACTACCGCCTGCGCAGCGAGGCAGCCCGGGGGACGGTGATCATGCGACCCTTCAGACAGGCGTGCCGGGGCTGCAGTGGGAACTTTGAGCTCCCAGGGTTCTCCATGGAGGAAGTAGAGAAGGTCCTGCTCAAGCTGATTGGCAAGATCAAGAAGAACTGCTAcggtgaagaggaagaggacaaCAGCGATTCCTGCTCCCCTGAGAAAGTGCGGACGAAGCCGCATGAGAGTTCGCTGTGTGAGGCCTGTAGTCAGGGGATGTGCCGTGTGGAAGACTAG